A stretch of Gorilla gorilla gorilla isolate KB3781 chromosome 9, NHGRI_mGorGor1-v2.1_pri, whole genome shotgun sequence DNA encodes these proteins:
- the RPS13 gene encoding small ribosomal subunit protein uS15, which produces MGRMHAPGKGLSQSALPYRRSVPTWLKLTSDDVKEQIYKLAKKGLTPSQIGVILRDSHGVAQVRFVTGNKILRILKSKGLAPDLPEDLYHLIKKAVAVRKHLERNRKDKDAKFRLILIESRIHRLARYYKTKRVLPPNWKYESSTASALVA; this is translated from the exons ATGGGTCGCATGCATGCTCCCGG GAAGGGCCTGTCCCAGTCGGCTTTACCCTATCGACGCAGCGTCCCCACT TGGTTGAAGTTGACATCTGACGACGTGAAGGAGCAGATTTACAAACTGGCCAAGAAGGGCCTTACTCCTTCACAGATTG GTGTAATCCTGAGAGATTCACATGGTGTTGCACAAGTACGTTTTGTGACAggcaataaaattttaagaattcttAAGTCTAAGGGACTTGCTCCTGATCTTCCTGAAGATCTCTACCATTTAATTAAGAAAGCAGTTGCTGTTCGAAAGCATCTTGAGAGGAACAGAAAG gataaGGATGCTAAATTCCGTCTGATTCTGATAGAGAGCCGGATTCACCGTTTGGCTCGATATTATAAGACCAAGCGAGTCCTCCCTCCCAATTGGAAATA tgaatCATCTACAGCCTCTGCCCTGGTCGCATAA